In the Arachis ipaensis cultivar K30076 chromosome B04, Araip1.1, whole genome shotgun sequence genome, ACCAACATTGTTCAGAAATATGCCTCAGCCCTCGAATTGTGTCTGCAATTTTTCGACGTCCAAAAATGTAATCAAATACATAGAGCATCGTACTATACTGTTCATTCTCCATTGCTATTAACCTTGTTTGTTACAGTGAGGACACCAATAAAGCTAGAATTGTTGTGGATTCAATATCTTTGTAACACCCTAGCAACCAGCAGTTCCGAGCATGGCAGTAGCGATGGGGAATGGTGGAGAGAAACGGCAACAGTGGCGGCGGCCATGGCACCGGCGGAGACTCTTCCTTCCCCAagttcctttctctctctctctctccctccctccctccctccgGCAATGGCATCTCCAAGCTCCATCGGCACCGtccctccttcctctcttcttcgtTCTCAATCTCACATTATCTTCTCTGCctcttacttttcttttctccATTCTTAGTGAGTGTCTGGACTAACTAGAAGGTAGCGTTCGTTTTGAGTTAGTGAgatatcatgtttgttggctcatactaaaatttctgtctctatctctaaaattttagtatttcaataTCTCTAAAAAGTGAGGACATAAGGggctgaaatttttagagacagagactgaaactttaataatattttatacctaaaatatcttcatttcaattaattaattctaattttaccttttgtacaaattaaattagagtttcattcttgttttaatttctNCACAAAATTAAATGTCATTGTTTTATTTTAGTACTTAAATAAGataaaacttaaaaaattaaaataaaaaaaattttaagtatcaaaacaaaataatatcttttaattatgtatctATTTTGGCAAGTCAAAACTAACTTAACATTCTATTTGCTGATTTAATaccaaaaaaattcaaatactAATCTAATGTCCAaaactgaattttaaaaattagtataGTGAAGTTTGGATTTAAGAAATTAAATAGtaaaagttttaaatttcaaaattcactaTGAAAATTTGGTCATCCGTGGGTGAGTGGAGGTAAAGGAGTGATGTGTGTATTAGAATTACGAAATTTAGGGTtaagattaaataaaaaaaaaaaagNNNNNNNNNNNNNNNNNNNNNNNNNNNNNNNNNNNNNNNNNNNNNNNNNNNNNNNNNNNNNNNNNNNNNNNNNNNNNNNNNNNNNNNNNNNNNNNNNNNNNNNNNNNNNNNNNNNNNNNNNNNNNNNNNNNNNNNNNNNNNNNNNNNNNNNNNNNNNNNNNNNNNNNNNNNNNNNNNNNNNNNNNNNNNNNNNNNNNNNNNNNNNNNNNNNNNNNNNNNNNNNNNNNNNNNNNNNNNNNNNNNNNNNNNNNNNNNNNNNNNNNNNNNNNNNNNNNNNNNNNNNNNNNNNNNNNNNNNNNNNNNNNNNNNNNNNNNNNNNNNNNNNNNNNNNNNNNNNNNNNNNNNNNNNNNNNNNNNNNNNNNNNNNNNNNNNNNNNNNNNNNNNNNNNNNNNNNNNNNNNNNNNNNNNNNNNNNNNNNNNNNNNNNNNNNNNNNNNNNNNNNNNNNNNNNNNNNNNNNNNNNNNNNNNNNNNNNNNNNNNNNNNNNNNNGgattaaattagaatttaaaattatttaatacttaaaatttaattttaataaaaataataaatatttttatcacTGTAACATTACtcggaaaaaaaaaatataagactaTATTTCCGAAGGATTGCATGAGAAATTAAGTTTAATAGTGGTAGGTAGATAACATAAATAAAGTTACTATAGTTTGATTTAAAAAAAGCGCTAATAAAATAAGTATATTTAACATAGTTCAAGTGAAAAACTTTAGGATAAattgataaagtatatttttatttaatgttgcaatttttttttaaaaatattactaacgcttaattttattcaattttgtctttaatattttttatttttttaattctgtttctaatatttttttattttgtctctaACATTTTATATGAAGTTAACATTTAAGGATAAATTTGACAAAAATAGACAAAATTAAATGCAACTAaacattttagataatttttaaaAGAATCGCAAACgttaaaaagacaaaaaatatacctTACCAACAATTTTACTATTAGATTATTAGTGTTGACATGTTAACAATTGAAAAATAATGGTATTGCATGCAGCTGGGAAGTTGCAGAACAACAGAATTCCATGGAGAGGGGATTCAAGTCTgaaagatggaaaagaagcagGTTTGGATCTAAGTAAAGGAATGTACGATGCGGGTGATCTCATGAAATTTGGTTTCCCAATGGCCTTCACTGCAACCATGTTGTCATGGTCGATTCTTGAATATGGGAATAAAATGGAAGCTGTGAAGCAGCTACAATATGCTCAGGATTCGCTTAAGTGGATCACTGATTATCTTATCAATGCTCATCCTTTTGAAGATGTTCTTTACATTCAGGtgaatcattttttttttgttgattgaTTTCGGAGTTTGAACCCTGTGTTTTACTTTCACATAATCTTGTTTAATTTGTCATATCCCATCATATGCTATGTTGTTATAATTAAGACTAAGTACGATTTTGATAGTTATAATTTTAGCTGAAAATCAAAATtgtctcaaatttttttttctaaaatcggCCCTAACcattaaattttgttttaaaataattcTTCAGACTAAAATGCCTTTCTTTTTTCAAACTCAATCCACATTTGACCATTCAATTCACTATTTCTATGCCATCACCATTACATCCCAATTAATCttaattctttttttataattgaggaaaaaaatgaaaaaaaaaataaagaaagaatatTTATTAAACTGTTGGAACTATTTCGatatttctctatttttctattttcatagTTTTTGTAAATCCACACAATTTTTGTTCTTATCTTCCCTTAAAATAAGATTTTGGAACCattcttttagagttttcttgATTCAATTTCGTTAGTCATTTATCAAGATTCAATTCATAATTACAGATGAATATAGAAGGGCTTCGTTTTTTTGAATTCCTATCGAAATTGACAGTAGGACAAAGTTGGATAACTATATTTATAGTTGGTTTCTAGATAATTCGTTAACATTCAATATCTAGTATTACATATACATGTATTTCTTCTATACCGTAAACCAATTGTTTGTGTATTCAATTGGATTCGAAAAGCATTTTTTGAAACCTTTCAAAAGACTTGACTCCTCTTTTAAATCTTAGTCTTAGGTTTTTGCTagccctttttttctttttgattaaaTTAGAATGAGAAAGTGATATGTgatacattttggttgtaaaattagtaatataataatttcaatttcaatatttttattttaattgtaattgtaATTAGAGAATGTCATGTATATTTTGATggttaaatttataattagttattaataatgatatataagaaAGATAATGTATGAAAGAATTAGAGACAAAAAGAAAGAGAGATATAAGAggagagaactctttaattttggaaaaaaaattattttaattgtaatataAAAGTGATATGTAacatattttaattgtaaaattagtaagaatAGATTTTTGTTTTGTGATTGAAGGTTGGGGATCCTGGGGTGGATCACAATTGTTGGGAAAGACCTGAAGATACAAATGAGAAAAGGCCAGTGATTGAAGTAAATTCATCATATCCAGGAGCAGAAGTAGCAGCAGAAACTGCAGCGGCAATGGCCTCAGCATCTCTTGTTTTCAAGAACGTGGATCCCGCTTATTCCGGAATCCTCCTCGCTCATGCTCAACAGCTCTTCACCTTCGCTGACACTTTCAAATGTTCTTACAGTGTTAGCATTCCTCAAGTGAACCCCTTTTATAAATCATCTGGTTTTGGTGATGAACTCTTATGGGCTGCTACTTGGCTCTACCATGCAACAAAGGATCCATCATATCTCAATTATGTCACCCTACAGAATGCAAAAGCATTTGCAAATTTTGGTTCTTTCTCATGGT is a window encoding:
- the LOC107635857 gene encoding endoglucanase 10-like, with amino-acid sequence MVLLQQRMEEKVAKKKKNKNVGALCWWLTVSMIGMVVVGAGVLLLLKKLRHHASPQTLSTFPTNIVQKYASALELCLQFFDVQKSGKLQNNRIPWRGDSSLKDGKEAGLDLSKGMYDAGDLMKFGFPMAFTATMLSWSILEYGNKMEAVKQLQYAQDSLKWITDYLINAHPFEDVLYIQVGDPGVDHNCWERPEDTNEKRPVIEVNSSYPGAEVAAETAAAMASASLVFKNVDPAYSGILLAHAQQLFTFADTFKCSYSVSIPQVNPFYKSSGFGDELLWAATWLYHATKDPSYLNYVTLQNAKAFANFGSFSWFSWDDKHAAIQVQIISVTFWNICDTKMLFVH